In Henningerozyma blattae CBS 6284 chromosome 7, complete genome, a single genomic region encodes these proteins:
- the PSF1 gene encoding DNA replication protein PSF1 (similar to Saccharomyces cerevisiae PSF1 (YDR013W); ancestral locus Anc_3.234), producing the protein MYGDLANKLILEAKRTQHLNNRNKKCAKLPTYQDDIIKNILKEVNQLKRNAEYLKEQQQLGNIESDAAKCQYFVSLLCMERNKRCLMAYQKLRSDMLDSQVWSSDGTDAITTSGSGSTAGQDITDLSTHEQEYLREYAQLVTEMKSGELTDIDLTGSMVPPSDVFIDVRVLKDAGEIQTEYGVFNLLKDSQFFVRQSDVERLIQQGYLQKI; encoded by the coding sequence ATGTATGGTGATCTTGCGAACAAATTAATCTTAGAAGCGAAAAGAACACAGCATCTGAacaatagaaataaaaaatgcGCAAAACTGCCTACCTACCaagatgatattattaaaaatattctcaAAGAAGTAAATCagttaaaaagaaatgcaGAGTATTTGAAAGAGCAACAACAGTTGGGCAATATTGAGAGTGATGCAGCTAAATGCCAATATTTCGTAAGTTTGTTATGCATGGAACGAAACAAGAGATGTTTAATGGcttatcaaaaattaagaagTGATATGTTGGATTCTCAAGTATGGAGTTCTGATGGGACAGATGCTATCACTACTAGCGGGAGTGGATCAACTGCTGGACAAGATATTACCGATTTATCAACACATGAACAAGAATATCTGAGAGAATATGCACAACTCGTAACTGAAATGAAGAGTGGTGAATTAACTGATATTGATCTTACAGGTAGCATGGTTCCACCAAGTGATGTTTTTATTGATGTTAGAGTTCTTAAAGATGCTGGTGAAATTCAAACTGAGTACGgtgttttcaatttattaaaagattctCAATTTTTTGTAAGACAGTCAGATGTTGAAAGATTGATCCAACAAGGGTACcttcaaaagatttaa
- the TBLA0G02960 gene encoding FluC/FEX family fluoride channel (similar to Saccharomyces cerevisiae YPL279C; ancestral locus Anc_3.237), producing the protein MSDRSATRSSSISASSEQDEEGPGEHDEDEYDNDKQIIHSNSNSESQSPIELIASPQQKESQDIVHDIPFTSYYYKFPKQYRALAYKYSVFVTWAIIGNYTRLGISRLAEYSPSYIASGTVIWSNIVACIIMGILQELKTAKWFDDFPELFLALTTGFCGCLSSYSSFILELFEYSTDLTSSDIKGHKHWPNRAYGIMEFLSVLTLELLVSMGSLIFGRKLVTDLFYHPDYLKNFFDHGNWRNTFLRYMNFLSAVLCLPIIGMLIVLVLCYNTYARGKWTLPPFFGIVGAILRMKLSDWFNARIAQFPIGTFIANELAVIVICVLTLIQKGKRHSGSALHMKPIAHTLKQCRVVTAIISGFCGSLSTISTFINEGYKLPLPDTLLYYTTSIFISYVLAVLLLGIFSWTRGLTDPVC; encoded by the coding sequence ATGTCTGATCGATCTGCTACCAGGTCTTCTTCGATCTCTGCATCTTCGGAGCAAGATGAGGAGGGGCCTGGAGAGCATGACGAAGATGaatatgataatgataaacaGATCATTCATAGTAATTCAAACTCTGAATCACAATCTCCTATTGAACTAATAGCATCCCCTCAACAAAAGGAATCTCAAGATATAGTACATGACATACCGTTCACTTCCTACTATTATAAATTTCCCAAACAATATAGAGCTCTTGCATACAAATATTCTGTCTTTGTCACTTGGGCAATCATTGGGAATTATACTAGATTAGGTATCTCTAGACTAGCTGAATATTCTCCATCGTATATCGCTTCAGGAACAGTAATATGGTCAAATATTGTAGCTTGTATCATCATGGGTATACTAcaagaattgaaaacaGCTAAATGGTTTGATGATTTTccagaattatttttagccTTAACAACAGGGTTTTGTGGTTGTCTTTCTTCATATTCCTCTTTTATCTTAGAGCTGTTTGAATATTCTACGGATTTAACTTCTTCAGATATCAAAGGTCATAAACACTGGCCTAATAGAGCCTATGGTATAATGGAATTTTTATCTGTCTTAACATTGGAATTATTAGTTTCAATGGGTTCATTAATCTTTGGTAGAAAATTAGTCACTGATTTGTTTTATCATCCggattatttaaaaaatttctttgatCATGGTAATTGGAGAAACACTTTTCTAAGATATATGAATTTCCTCTCAGCTGTCTTATGCTTACCTATCATCGGAATGCTAATTGTTTTAGTATTATGCTATAATACATATGCTCGTGGGAAATGGACTTTACCACCTTTCTTTGGTATAGTAGGTGCCATCTTGCGTATGAAATTATCTGATTGGTTTAATGCAAGAATAGCTCAATTCCCTATTGGAACTTTTATCGCTAATGAATTGGCTGTGATTGTTATTTGTGTCTTGACTTTGATTCAAAAGGGTAAAAGACATTCTGGATCCGCTTTACATATGAAACCGATCGCTCATACTTTAAAACAATGTCGTGTAGTTACCGCTATAATATCTGGGTTCTGTGGTAGTTTAAGTACCATTAGTACATTCATAAATGAGGGTTATAAATTACCTTTGCCAGATACCCTATTGTATTATACCACATCTATTTTTATCTCATATGTCTTAGCAGTGCTTTTACTGGGTATTTTCTCATGGACAAGAGGCCTAACAGACCCTGTTTgctaa
- the RPL4A gene encoding 60S ribosomal protein uL4 (similar to Saccharomyces cerevisiae RPL4A (YBR031W) and RPL4B (YDR012W); ancestral locus Anc_3.232), which yields MARPQVTVQSLTGTATSAALPLPAVFSAPIRPDLVHSVFTSVNKNKRQAYAVSEKAGHQTSAESWGTGRAVARIPRVGGGGTHRSGQAAFGNMCRGGRMFAPTKTWRKWNVKVNQNEKRYATASAIAASAVASLVLARGHKIEKIPEIPLVVSKEFESVKKTKEAVAVLKAVGASSDLVKVLKSKKMRAGKGKYRNRRFTQRRGPLVVYAEDNGIVKALRNIPGVETSPVTALNLLQLAPGAHLGRFVIWTESAFAKLDSIWGSETTASAKSGYSLPQHIISTSDVTRIINSSEIQAAVRPAGQADQKKAHVQKKNPLKNKQVLLRLNPYAKVFAAEKLGSKKVAKTSSKVSQVFKETLNHA from the coding sequence ATGGCTCGTCCTCAAGTTACCGTCCAATCTTTGACTGGTACTGCTACTTCAGCAGCTTTACCATTACCAGCTGTCTTCTCTGCTCCAATCCGTCCAGATTTAGTTCACTCTGTTTTCACCTCTGTTAACAAGAACAAGAGACAAGCTTACGCTGTTTCTGAAAAGGCTGGTCACCAAACCTCTGCTGAATCTTGGGGTACTGGTCGTGCCGTCGCCAGAATTCCAAGAgttggtggtggtggtacCCACAGATCTGGTCAAGCCGCTTTCGGTAACATGTGTCGTGGTGGTCGTATGTTTGCTCCAACTAAAACCTGGAGAAAATGGAACGTCAAGGTCAACCAAAACGAAAAACGTTATGCTACCGCTTCTGCTATCGCTGCTTCTGCTGTTGCCTCTTTAGTTTTAGCTAGAGGTCACAAGATCGAAAAGATTCCAGAAATTCCATTAGTTGTCTCTAAGGAATTCGAATCCGTCAAGAAGACCAAGGAAGCTGTCGCTGTCTTGAAGGCTGTCGGTGCTTCTTCTGATTTAGTCAAGGTTTTGAAATCTAAGAAGATGAGAGCCGGTAAGGGTAAATACAGAAACAGAAGATTCACTCAAAGAAGAGGTCCATTAGTCGTCTACGCTGAAGACAATGGTATCGTCAAGGCTTTGAGAAACATCCCAGGTGTTGAAACTTCTCCAGTTACTGCTTTGAACTTGTTGCAATTAGCTCCAGGTGCTCACTTAGGTAGATTCGTTATCTGGACTGAATCTGCTTTTGCTAAATTAGACTCTATCTGGGGTTCTGAAACCACTGCTTCTGCCAAATCTGGTTACTCTTTACCACAACACATCATCTCTACCTCTGATGTTACCAGAATCATCAACTCTTCTGAAATCCAAGCTGCTGTTAGACCAGCTGGTCAAGCTGATCAAAAGAAGGCTCATGTTCAAAAGAAGAACCCATTGAAGAACAAGCAAGTCTTATTGAGATTGAACCCATATGCTAAGGTTTTCGCTGCCGAAAAGTTAGGTTCTAAGAAAGTTGCCAAGACCTCTTCCAAGGTTTCTCAAGTCTTCAAGGAAACTTTAAACCACGCTTAG
- the PDX3 gene encoding pyridoxamine-phosphate oxidase PDX3 (similar to Saccharomyces cerevisiae PDX3 (YBR035C); ancestral locus Anc_3.236), producing MSSDPERTQTPLIFAPKTYQYDKSTLDESQLEKDPIDQFKKWFEDARNDPTETIPECITFSSAELPSGRVSSRVLLFKELDHRGFTIYSNWGTSRKAKDIKSNPNAAINFFWKNLQRQVRVDGITEHVNRETSERYFATRPRGSKIGAWSSPQSHVIKNRDELNEYKTKNEERFKDVKDADIPCPDYWGGLRVVPLEVEFWQGRDSRLHDRFLYRRNSPEDPWEVVRLAP from the coding sequence ATGTCTAGTGATCCTGAAAGAACTCAAACTCCATTAATTTTTGCTCCTAAAACCTACCAATATGATAAATCTACATTGGATGAGTCACAATTAGAGAAAGATCCAATCGATCAGTTCAAAAAATGGTTCGAAGATGCAAGAAATGATCCAACTGAAACGATTCCAGAATGCATTACTTTCTCATCTGCTGAATTACCATCTGGTAGAGTCTCCTCTCGTgtcttattatttaaagaattagatCATAGGGGTTTTACTATTTACTCAAATTGGGGTACTTCAAGAAAGGCTAAAGATATCAAATCTAATCCAAATGCTgcaattaatttcttttggaAAAACTTGCAAAGACAAGTTCGTGTAGATGGGATTACTGAACATGTTAACAGAGAAACCTCTGAACGTTACTTTGCTACCAGACCTCGTGGTTCTAAAATTGGTGCTTGGTCATCACCTCAATCTCatgttattaaaaataggGACGAATTGAATGAatataaaactaaaaatgaGGAGAGATTCAAGGACGTCAAAGATGCCGACATACCATGTCCAGATTACTGGGGTGGTTTAAGAGTTGTTCCATTGGAAGTAGAATTCTGGCAAGGAAGAGATTCTCGTCTACATGACAGATTCCTATACAGAAGAAATTCTCCAGAAGATCCTTGGGAAGTTGTTAGATTAGCaccataa
- the RAD61 gene encoding Rad61p (similar to Saccharomyces cerevisiae RAD61 (YDR014W); ancestral locus Anc_3.235), protein MKTYGRRMGTPVLLKTIDLDLPIDFSDDNSISGTDIDENHITEPSDRHISLDSIELDDSGNNDIINSQLSRQSSEISSQLNNKDIKTNNSFPQYSSDTIKNKRLNQQDMEEFEFLDLPKRSLKKRKKTNYKKKIVKELNDIDTEESTQELQSRDNSSSEVFEGVKNVGRYLSTLKPDGFGLLHVEEESDHPDNTTNNINKYMQPFASSKARLYGHSRTILVDNREDDHESDKDGTEIKNYEDEELYKEENGTADTSMSSFKMEYIKTFHYSELKNMGDTLKYQDELEFLSLDTNDMSLKENFVINKFVNLALLLNSEVDFFAYVQKYKATDIWEWCFPKNRIFSDPVLILLQGFFASTLFNENFGATPSYFSNFLIKLQKQVRIPKLQSDLSKMACLNFQDFLNFTNNKLGIDYSFEIFSKYKRDILIDNSQAVLSSCIDYISRIVDIEELSNLEAIFQVLNILLENDIKNMEITNVEKLKIIDFLMKLMNTEYINTMDFNKCLILLTNDEELIIENSTRNEIVNHCFKYFIASIDIINDATRNTSEDYKLLPLLDINVLILKLGLCLNVVSSSQISLDIHCESSWSDLTILMHSISTTNPSKSDNLEPQVEFIYNMILLNVAYLYIKQNNDEHLKKKDLNLIVVSLKKFYEDTNDYNESIHLKIKKL, encoded by the coding sequence ATGAAAACTTATGGTCGGAGAATGGGCACACCTGTCCTACTTAAAACAATAGATTTAGACCTTCCCATTGATTTTAGTGATGATAATTCTATAAGTGGAACagatattgatgaaaacCATATAACTGAACCTTCAGATAGGCATATATCTCTGGATTCTATTGAGCTAGATGATTCTGggaataatgatattatcaATTCACAATTGTCTCGGCAGTCCTCAGAAATATCATCTCaacttaataataaagatataaaaaCCAATAATTCTTTCCCTCAATATAGTTCTGatacaattaaaaataaaagactAAACCAACAAGATAtggaagaatttgaattcttaGATTTACCTAAACGATCCTTAAAAAAGCGTAAAAAGacaaattataaaaaaaaaattgttaaagaattaaacgATATAGATACAGAAGAAAGTACTCAAGAATTACAAAGCAGAGATAACTCAAGCTCTGAAGTATTTGAAGGTGTCAAGAATGTTGGTAGATATTTATCAACTTTAAAACCTGATGGATTTGGTTTATTACACGTTGAAGAAGAGAGTGATCATCCTGATAATACTACtaacaatattaataaatacatGCAACCATTTGCATCGAGCAAAGCCAGATTATATGGACATTCGCGTACTATTCTAGTAGATAATCGAGAAGATGATCATGAATCAGATAAAGATGGTACTGAGATCAAGAATTACGAGGATGAAGAACTTTATAAGGAAGAAAATGGTACTGCAGATACCTCGATGTCGAGTTTTAAAATGGAGTATATTAAAACTTTCCATTATTCTGagttaaaaaatatggGGGATACTTTGAAGTATCAAGATGAATTAGAGTTTCTTTCCCTCGATACAAACGATATGTCCCTCAAGgaaaattttgtaattaataaattcgTAAATTTAGCACTGCTATTGAACTCTGAAGTTGATTTCTTCGCTTATGTCCAAAAATATAAGGCAACAGATATTTGGGAATGGTGTTTCCcaaaaaatagaatattttcAGATCCCGTATTGATTCTATTACAAGGATTTTTTGCTTCTACATTATTTAACGAAAACTTTGGTGCCACTCCATCATATTTCAGTaactttttaataaaattgcaAAAGCAAGTAAGAATCCCCAAACTTCAGTCTGATTTATCTAAGATGGCctgtttaaattttcaagattttttaaattttaccaataataaacttGGAATTGACTATTCGTTTGAGAtcttttctaaatataaGAGAGACATACTTATTGATAATAGTCAGGCAGTTTTATCATCATGTATAGATTATATTTCTAGAATCGttgatattgaagaattgaGTAATTTGGAAGCGATTTTCCAAGTATTGAACATTTTGTTAGagaatgatattaaaaacatGGAAATTACAAATGTTGAAAAACTGAAAATTATAGActttttaatgaaattgatgaataccgaatatattaatactaTGGATTTCAATAAATGTTTAATTCTATTGACCAATGATGAAGagttaataatagaaaatagtACAAGAAATGAAATAGTAAATCATTGTTTCAAGTATTTTATTGCATCCATAGATATTATAAACGATGCTACACGAAATACATCAGAAGATTACAAACTACTACCATTATTGGATATcaatgttttaattttaaagctTGGATTATGTTTAAACGTAGTTAGTTCTTCTCAGATTTCTTTAGATATACATTGTGAGTCATCATGGTCCGATTTAACTATTTTAATGCATTCAATATCAACTACAAACCCCTCTAAATCAGATAATCTAGAGCCACAAGTGGAGTTCATATACAATATGATATTACTTAACGTTGCTTATCTGTATatcaaacaaaataatgatgagcatttaaagaaaaaagatcTCAATTTAATAGTTGTTTCacttaaaaaattttatgaagatacaaatgattataatgaaagtattcatttgaaaatcaaaaagCTTTAG
- the RKM3 gene encoding protein-lysine N-methyltransferase (similar to Saccharomyces cerevisiae YBR030W; ancestral locus Anc_3.231): MSATSPEDLKDILDFVKESDGTFLSSHCEIKPSKLGGLGVFSTKDIHEGSVLLRVPKSSIFSSSNSAVANLLLDEEIDGMLALNIAFIYETTVFRSTSHWYKYLKSIKYEDNEGTLYLPPSMWDAKVKKWLKDTTFDALHDALSPQDELQEGFEIAINLALKWGNDFGLEIPKGFLDVDIEDEKDVKLKYSRFVATAFAISSRVFEIDNYHESALVPVADLFNHHVSTPNVRFISLYEVCYKCGEPGMCKHLIAEEVIEEQKKEKSMEIIENPSQDSIVDTELIQCLENGDFDEEDNSMSENENNDSQDEDDNVTEAANDIYGNKIDPEDCVELAVVVPISEGEEIFNSYGEMPNSYLMARYGFCVRENPSDLLYLGKQLISLAAKDRKIHERLDFWKNTIYEPFIEWYQLERKESEEDDDHEISDCKDHDHSTPASAEESDEYSDNDEENDIEESVKPWLSEICLDCEGEPTISLTALSNLISMKNTVYKNFVKKIESSKEEDNGRKIYQTLISTRSNKDVNTFVRALLKDVRIFKLPKSKDELPKDVQVSVFESLLSILAAENRMIEIAKNKYL, from the coding sequence ATGTCAGCCACTAGCCCGGaagatttgaaagatattttagatTTCGTCAAAGAATCAGATGGGACTTTTCTTTCTTCGCATTGTGAGATCAAACCTTCTAAGCTAGGTGGGTTAGGGGTATTCAGCACTAAAGATATTCATGAAGGCAGCGTTTTGTTACGTGTGCCCAAATCCTCGATCTTTTCTTCATCCAATTCCGCGGTtgcaaatttattattagatgaagaaatcGATGGTATGCTAGCATTAAATATTGCATTTATCTATGAAACTACCGTTTTCAGGAGCACTAGTCATTggtataaatatttgaaaagtatCAAATATGAAGATAATGAAGGTACTTTGTATTTACCTCCAAGCATGTGGGATGCCAAAGTGAAGAAGTGGTTGAAAGATACTACTTTTGATGCATTACATGATGCATTAAGTCCTCAGGATGAATTGCAAGAAGGTTTTGAAATTGCAATTAATTTAGCCTTAAAATGGGGAAATGATTTTGGTTTAGAAATTCCAAAGGGGTTTTTAGATGttgatattgaagatgAGAAAGATGTCAAACTAAAGTATTCAAGATTTGTCGCTACAGCATTTGCCATATCATCCAGAGTTTTCgaaattgataattacCATGAAAGTGCATTGGTTCCAGTTGCTGATTTGTTTAATCATCATGTATCTACCCCAAATGTTCGATTTATTTCCCTGTATGAAGTTTGTTATAAATGTGGTGAGCCTGGTATGTGCAAACATCTAATAGCCGAGGAAGTTATTGAAGaacaaaagaaagaaaaatctaTGGAAATCATAGAAAATCCTTCTCAAGATTCTATAGTGGATACGGAACTCATCCAATGTCTCGAAAATGGTGattttgatgaagaagataacAGCATGtcagaaaatgaaaataatgatagccaagatgaagatgacaATGTTACTGAAGCTGCTAACGATATATACGGCAATAAAATAGATCCTGAAGATTGTGTAGAATTGGCTGTCGTAGTTCCAATCTCTGAAGGggaagaaatttttaactCTTATGGTGAAATGCCGAATTCATATCTTATGGCTAGATATGGGTTCTGTGTTAGAGAAAACCCCTCAGACCTCCTATATCTTGGCAAACAACTGATATCATTAGCAGCAAAGGATAGGAAAATTCACGAAAGATTAgatttttggaaaaatacTATTTATGAGCCATTCATAGAGTGGTATCAACTTGAAAGAAAAGAGTCggaagaagatgatgatcaTGAAATCTCTGATTGTAAAGATCATGACCATAGTACTCCTGCAAGTGCAGAAGAATCGGATGAATATTcagataatgatgaagaaaatgacATAGAGGAGTCTGTTAAGCCTTGGTTATCCGAAATATGTCTTGATTGTGAAGGAGAGCCAACTATTTCACTCACAGCATTATCTAACTTGATATCGATGAAAAATACAGTGTACAAAAATTTTgtcaaaaaaatagaatctTCGAAGGAGGAAGATAACGGGAGAAAGATTTATCAAACTTTAATTTCCACTAGATCCAATAAGGATGTCAACACATTTGTGAGAGCATTATTGAAAGATGTGAGAATCTTCAAGTTACCAAAATCAAAAGACGAATTACCAAAAGATGTACAAGTCAGCGTTTTTGAATCACTACTAAGTATTTTAGCCGCTGAAAATCGCATGATAGAAATTgccaaaaataaatatttatag
- the HMT1 gene encoding protein-arginine omega-N methyltransferase HMT1 (similar to Saccharomyces cerevisiae HMT1 (YBR034C); ancestral locus Anc_3.233) translates to MSKTTEADSATVKNELNQFEQHYFNSYDHFGIHEEMLQDTVRTLSYRNAIVQNKDLFKDKIVLDVGCGTGILSMFAAKNGAKHVIGVDMSNIIEMAKEIVELNGYSDKITLLRGKLEDVVLPYKKVDIIISEWMGYFLLYESMLDTVLYARDKYLVEGGLILPDKCSIHLAGLEDSQYKDEKLNYWQDVYGFDYSPFIPLVKKEPLVDIVDNKCVNTTKTKLIEFDLNTVTVADLAFTSKFKVEAKRQDFINGVICWFDIVFPAPRHRKPIEFSTGPHAPYTHWKQTVFYFPDDLECEKGDILEGTLVCKPSKTNNRDLDIKIKYDFQAKGADSEERSVKNEGSFIMH, encoded by the coding sequence ATGAGTAAAACTACTGAAGCCGATTCTGCTACCGTTAAGAATGAATTAAACCAATTTGAACAAcattatttcaattcttaCGACCATTTTGGTATCCATGAGGAAATGCTACAAGATACTGTTCGTACCTTATCGTACAGAAATGCTATCGTTCAAAATAAGGATCTATTTAAAGATAAGATTGTTTTGGACGTTGGTTGTGGTACTGGTATCTTGTCTATGTTTGCTGCTAAAAATGGTGCCAAACATGTTATAGGTGTTGACATGtcaaatataattgaaatgGCCAAAGAAATCGTTGAATTGAATGGTTATTCAGATAAGATCACTTTACTACGTGgtaaattagaagatgTTGTTTTACCATATAAAAAAGttgatatcattatttCTGAATGGATGGGttatttcttattataCGAGTCTATGCTAGATACCGTTTTATATGCCCGTGATAAGTATTTAGTCGAAGGTGGTTTAATTTTACCAGACAAGTGCTCCATTCATTTAGCAGGGTTGGAAGATTCTCAATAcaaagatgaaaaattaaattactGGCAAGATGTTTATGGATTTGATTATTCTCCGTTTATTCCATTGGTTAAAAAAGAACCATTAGTTGATATTGTGGACAACAAGTGTGTTAACACTACAAAAACCAAATTGATTGAGTTTGATCTAAATACCGTTACAGTTGCTGATTTAGCATTCACTTCTAAATTTAAGGTAGAAGCTAAAAGACAAGATTTTATTAACGGTGTTATCTGTTGGTTTGATATTGTATTCCCAGCTCCAAGACATAGAAAAccaattgaattttctaCTGGCCCTCATGCTCCATATACTCATTGGAAACAAACCGTATTCTATTTCCCAGATGACTTAGAATGTGAAAAAGGTGATATATTGGAAGGTACCTTAGTTTGTAAGCCTAGTAAAACTAATAACAGAGACTTAGATATTAAGATCAAATATGATTTCCAAGCTAAGGGTGCCGACTCTGAAGAAAGATCTGTCAAGAACGAAGGTTCTTTTATTATGCATTAG
- the CDS1 gene encoding phosphatidate cytidylyltransferase (similar to Saccharomyces cerevisiae CDS1 (YBR029C); ancestral locus Anc_3.230), whose translation MKASTSELDFVQHGYYYLKNTYQYNKLNKMAGKKSKSKGSNKKANSEKAINRSKESSPNIPEKKNESSTSAATSAPTSGEPVKETRNHNFVVRTITSLFLISGFFAVLASGYIWCITLIFLCQIATFKECINVTGETARFKKLPMTKLANWHLLFTTIYYLNGISLFAFFQDFFFKYKILTLVITYHRFVCYFSYLFGFMLFVYSLRRGSLKYQFGSLCITHMVLLLVVFQAHLGINNVINGLFWFLMPCGLVIINDIFAYLCGITFGRTKLIEISPKKTLEGFIGAWFFTALFSIVLTKLLVPFNYLICPVTDVTTNFFSPLQCELNPVFIPQDFRLPPIIFEKIGISVITMKPIYFHALNLATFASLFAPFGGFFASGLKRTFKVKDFGHTIPGHGGITDRIDCQFLMGSFTNLYYETFINEHRITVQTILSTILMNFDERQIVDLICMLTQALFSRGVIPDKGYQALNEVYANVSESLTTSF comes from the coding sequence ATGAAAGCTTCAACTTCTGAACTCGATTTTGTACAGCACGGATATTATTACCTTAAAAACACCTATCAGTATAATAAGCTAAACAAGATGGCAGGTAAAAAGTCTAAGAGTAAAGGCAGTAACAAGAAAGCCAATTCTGAAAAAGCTATAAATCGCTCGAAAGAAAGTTCCCCAAATATTCCAGAAAAGAAGAATGAGAGTTCTACCAGTGCTGCCACTTCTGCTCCTACTTCTGGAGAGCCAGTGAAGGAAACTAGGAACCATAACTTCGTAGTTAGAACCATAACTTccttatttttaatatctggTTTTTTTGCTGTTTTAGCCTCTGGTTATATCTGGTGTATTACATTAATCTTTTTATGTCAAATTGCAACTTTTAAAGAATGTATTAATGTAACTGGTGAAACAGCTCGTTTCAAAAAATTGCCAATGACAAAACTAGCTAATTGGCATTTACTTTTCACTACTATATATTACTTAAATGgtatatcattatttgcaTTCTTCCaagatttcttttttaaatataagatTTTAACTTTAGTTATTACTTATCATAGATTTGTTTGTTATTTCTCTTATTTGTTTGGTTTCATGTTATTTGTTTATAGTTTAAGAAGGGGCTCTTTAAAATACCAATTTGGCTCCTTGTGCATCACCCACATGGTTCTACTGTTAGTTGTTTTCCAAGCTCATTTAGGTATTAACAATGTCATCAATGGTCTATTTTGGTTCTTAATGCCTTGTGGTTTAGTTATTATCAATGATATCTTTGCATACTTGTGTGGTATTACCTTTGGCCGTactaaattaattgaaatatctCCAAAGAAGACTTTAGAAGGTTTTATTGGTGCTTGGTTTTTTACTGCATTGTTCAGTATTGTTCTAACCAAATTATTAGTCCcttttaattatttgatttgtCCTGTAACTGATGTAACCACTAATTTCTTCTCACCTTTACAATGTGAATTGAACCCTGTTTTCATTCCACAAGATTTCAGATTACCtccaattatttttgaGAAAATTGGTATTTCAGTCATTACAATGAAACCAATTTATTTCCATGCATTAAATTTGGCCACATTTGCCTCATTATTTGCTCCATTTGGTGGTTTTTTCGCTTCAGGTTTAAAGAGAACATTTAAAGTTAAAGATTTTGGCCACACTATTCCAGGCCATGGTGGTATTACTGATAGAATTGATTGCCAATTTTTAATGGGCTCTTTCACTAATTTGTACTACGAGacatttattaatgaacATAGAATTACTGTTCAAACTATTTTATCAACAATTCTAATGAATTTTGATGAACGTCAAATTGTTGACTTAATTTGCATGCTAACTCAAGCTCTTTTTTCAAGGGGTGTAATTCCTGATAAAGGCTATCAAGCCTTGAATGAAGTTTATGCCAATGTCTCTGAGTCCTTAACCACTTCATTTTAA